The proteins below are encoded in one region of Candidatus Methanoperedens sp.:
- the lpdA gene encoding dihydrolipoyl dehydrogenase, which produces MVMGDIITGCDVLVVGGGPGGYTAAIRASQLGKDVILVEKYDLGGVCVYSGCIPSKALIHAANLIYEIKNPGNMGIKGSVEFDFKKLQMWKFEVVKKLRDGIGFLCKKYGVQVIKGEAYLESSDKARVTLPDGETSTIKFGNAIIATGSRPADIPGFPYDSRFVINSNEALSLMKVPDDMIIIGAGYISIELGTMYAKLGTRVKIIQRSPRILTKFDPELVEVVSQKMKKLGMEVYYNSKPEGMRMENKGVIVTISDKEGKKTELKADKIMVAVGVKPNSVNLGLENTKAELDKKGFIKVDEKRRTTDPRIYAVGDVAGAPFLAHKAFREGKVAAEVIAGLPSAFDNRAIPETVFSEPEIATVGLDEESARKKGFEIITGRFPFRASGSALTLTGDGTEGFVKVVADKKSGEILGIHIVGANASMLISEASLAIENAAFLEDLAGTIHPHPTLPEALAEAAEAALGKVIHI; this is translated from the coding sequence ATGGTAATGGGAGATATTATTACAGGCTGCGATGTCCTGGTTGTCGGCGGCGGTCCGGGTGGATACACGGCGGCTATACGGGCTTCGCAGCTCGGCAAGGACGTGATACTTGTGGAGAAGTACGACCTCGGCGGCGTTTGCGTTTACAGCGGTTGCATTCCTTCAAAGGCTTTAATCCATGCCGCTAACCTTATCTACGAAATAAAAAATCCGGGGAATATGGGGATAAAGGGTTCGGTTGAATTCGATTTTAAAAAGCTCCAGATGTGGAAATTCGAGGTTGTAAAAAAACTCAGGGACGGAATAGGCTTTCTCTGCAAGAAATACGGCGTGCAAGTGATAAAGGGCGAGGCTTATCTTGAGTCCTCTGATAAGGCAAGGGTTACTTTACCTGATGGTGAAACTTCTACCATCAAGTTTGGGAATGCAATAATAGCAACAGGCTCGCGACCTGCGGATATCCCGGGATTTCCCTATGATAGCAGGTTTGTTATCAACTCCAATGAGGCTCTGAGCCTTATGAAAGTGCCCGATGACATGATAATCATCGGCGCCGGATACATCAGTATAGAACTCGGGACGATGTATGCCAAGCTTGGTACACGGGTGAAAATAATCCAGCGCTCGCCCCGGATACTGACCAAATTCGATCCGGAATTGGTCGAAGTGGTGAGCCAGAAAATGAAGAAACTGGGAATGGAGGTATATTACAATTCCAAACCTGAAGGAATGCGTATGGAAAACAAGGGGGTAATAGTAACCATCAGCGATAAAGAGGGCAAAAAAACCGAACTCAAAGCTGATAAAATAATGGTGGCTGTGGGCGTGAAACCCAACAGCGTGAATCTGGGATTGGAAAATACAAAGGCGGAGCTTGATAAAAAGGGCTTTATAAAAGTCGATGAGAAGCGAAGAACAACAGACCCGAGGATATACGCAGTCGGGGACGTGGCAGGTGCTCCATTCCTGGCGCATAAAGCTTTCAGGGAAGGCAAAGTGGCTGCCGAGGTAATAGCAGGTCTGCCAAGTGCCTTTGATAACAGGGCAATACCCGAAACTGTCTTTTCCGAGCCAGAGATAGCTACCGTTGGTCTGGACGAAGAAAGTGCAAGGAAGAAGGGCTTTGAAATAATTACAGGCAGGTTCCCCTTCCGAGCCTCAGGAAGTGCGCTTACGCTTACCGGGGATGGGACTGAAGGGTTCGTGAAGGTGGTGGCGGATAAGAAGAGCGGCGAAATTCTGGGCATCCACATCGTGGGAGCAAATGCCTCCATGCTGATAAGCGAAGCCTCACTTGCCATAGAAAATGCCGCTTTCCTTGAGGACTTGGCCGGGACGATTCATCCCCACCCCACGCTTCCCGAAGCTCTTGCAGAGGCGGCTGAAGCAGCGCTGGGGAAGGTGATTCATATATAA
- a CDS encoding dihydrolipoamide acetyltransferase family protein — protein MVDVKFPDVGEGVTEGTLVKWLVKVGEEIKADQAVAEIETDKAIVEIPSPKAGKISKLYGKEGDNIKVGSILASLALPGEEVKIPEAKPAAKPESKPAELKPEVKPPEMPERVLASPSTRRLARELGVDISGVAGTGPGGRITDEDVKKFKEAPKPTEAVAEAAPEIKALEERIAVKGIRKTIADRMVKSLFTAPHVVSMDEADVTELVKLREKEKKTAEEKGIKLTYLAFIVKAVTVALKQHPYLNASLDSEKNEIILKRYYNIGIAVDTPDGLMVPVIKNADEKSIMELAQETERLSQEARSRKIKLPELKGNTFTITNIGSIGGIFSTPIINPPDVAILGVHRIREMPVVIDGEIKIRKILPLVLSFDHRVLDGAQAARFMNTLIEHLKDPDLLLVDVM, from the coding sequence ATGGTGGATGTAAAGTTTCCAGATGTAGGCGAGGGTGTAACCGAAGGCACGCTTGTTAAGTGGCTTGTAAAAGTCGGAGAGGAAATAAAGGCTGACCAGGCTGTGGCTGAGATCGAGACTGACAAGGCGATTGTTGAAATACCATCACCGAAAGCCGGGAAGATATCGAAACTCTATGGAAAAGAGGGAGATAATATAAAAGTTGGAAGTATCCTTGCCTCGCTTGCCCTGCCAGGTGAAGAGGTAAAAATTCCTGAGGCAAAGCCCGCAGCTAAACCTGAGTCAAAGCCTGCGGAATTAAAACCTGAAGTGAAGCCGCCTGAGATGCCGGAGCGGGTTTTAGCTTCTCCCTCAACAAGGCGCCTGGCAAGGGAACTGGGCGTGGATATATCCGGAGTTGCAGGGACAGGACCAGGCGGCAGGATTACCGATGAGGATGTTAAAAAATTTAAAGAAGCGCCAAAACCGACTGAAGCTGTGGCTGAAGCCGCGCCGGAAATAAAAGCCCTGGAAGAGAGAATTGCAGTAAAAGGCATACGCAAGACCATAGCGGACAGGATGGTTAAATCTTTATTCACAGCGCCGCACGTGGTTTCAATGGACGAGGCGGATGTCACGGAGCTTGTGAAACTCAGGGAAAAGGAGAAAAAGACAGCAGAAGAGAAAGGCATAAAGCTCACTTACCTTGCATTTATCGTCAAAGCGGTGACGGTAGCGTTGAAGCAGCACCCGTACCTCAACGCATCCCTTGATTCCGAGAAAAATGAAATAATATTAAAACGCTATTATAACATCGGGATAGCGGTTGACACTCCGGACGGTTTGATGGTTCCTGTCATAAAGAACGCAGACGAGAAGAGCATAATGGAACTTGCGCAGGAGACTGAAAGGCTCTCTCAGGAGGCGCGAAGCCGGAAAATTAAGCTTCCCGAGCTAAAGGGCAATACCTTCACCATAACGAATATAGGAAGTATAGGCGGGATTTTTTCAACGCCCATAATCAATCCTCCGGACGTTGCAATTCTCGGCGTGCACAGGATACGAGAGATGCCAGTCGTGATTGATGGAGAAATCAAGATACGAAAGATACTGCCTCTTGTGCTGTCGTTTGACCACAGGGTACTGGACGGGGCGCAGGCTGCAAGGTTTATGAATACCCTTATAGAGCACCTGAAAGACCCGGATTTGCTGCTGGTGGATGTGATGTAA
- a CDS encoding alpha-ketoacid dehydrogenase subunit beta has protein sequence MAKLNMVQAINLALHEEMKRDPSVVVMGEDVGVDGGVFRVTEGLLEKFGSERVIDTPLAESGIVGTAIGMAVSGLKPVAEIQFEGFSYMTIDQLAAHASRIRYRSRGAYHCPLVVRAPYGGGVRALEHHSEAVATFFIHIPGMKVVIPSSPYDAKGLLISSIRDPDPVFFFEPKRLYRAFKEEVPEGDYTVPLGEGKKLTEGDELTLICWGGMVRVCQEALEKVKDTSVELIDLRTLSPLDDKLIIDSVKKTGRAVIVHEEPRTLGLGAEIIARINEKAFLSLEAPVRRVTGYDVPVPLPKLEDYYLPDAEKVANAIKEVAAF, from the coding sequence ATGGCTAAACTCAACATGGTGCAGGCAATCAACCTTGCCCTGCATGAAGAGATGAAAAGAGACCCTTCAGTTGTGGTTATGGGCGAGGATGTGGGCGTGGACGGCGGGGTGTTCAGGGTAACCGAGGGGCTTCTTGAAAAGTTCGGAAGCGAAAGGGTAATCGATACGCCACTTGCTGAATCTGGCATTGTCGGGACTGCGATAGGCATGGCAGTCTCAGGGCTCAAGCCTGTGGCAGAGATACAGTTCGAGGGATTCAGCTATATGACGATAGATCAACTGGCTGCCCATGCTTCCAGAATCAGGTACCGCTCAAGAGGGGCGTACCACTGCCCCCTTGTCGTAAGGGCGCCTTATGGTGGAGGGGTGAGAGCATTGGAGCACCATTCGGAAGCAGTGGCAACGTTTTTTATCCACATCCCTGGCATGAAGGTGGTGATACCATCATCTCCATACGATGCAAAAGGTTTACTTATATCCTCGATCAGGGATCCCGACCCTGTTTTCTTTTTCGAGCCAAAAAGGCTTTACCGTGCCTTCAAGGAAGAAGTACCCGAAGGGGATTATACAGTGCCCCTCGGCGAAGGCAAAAAGCTCACCGAAGGAGATGAGCTGACCCTGATATGCTGGGGCGGTATGGTCAGGGTATGCCAGGAAGCCCTGGAAAAGGTCAAGGATACAAGCGTTGAGTTAATAGATTTACGCACGCTCTCGCCTCTGGATGATAAGCTCATAATAGATTCTGTCAAGAAGACAGGAAGAGCGGTAATAGTCCACGAGGAGCCAAGGACTCTGGGTCTGGGGGCTGAGATAATTGCAAGGATTAACGAGAAAGCATTCCTTTCTCTTGAAGCACCGGTTAGGCGGGTTACAGGATACGATGTCCCGGTACCGCTGCCCAAGCTTGAGGATTACTACCTGCCCGATGCCGAAAAGGTAGCCAATGCCATAAAAGAGGTGGCGGCTTTCTGA
- the pdhA gene encoding pyruvate dehydrogenase (acetyl-transferring) E1 component subunit alpha, which yields MPRQKILDMSVDWLSILDPEGNVDKSLEPALDKETLEKFYRTMVLTRMFDDKALKLQRQGRMLTFGSCLGHEGCQIGSAFAMAPDDWFFPYFRQHGVQIARGIPLKFIYIYWMGSEDANMNIPPKNFTVNIPVSTQIPHAVGAAWAAKIKKENIAVAVYLGDGATSEGDFHEGMNFAGVFKTPTVFICENNQYAISLPRERQTASKTLAQKALAYGFDGIQVDGNDVLAVYSATKAALEKARSGGGPTFIECYTYRLGAHTTSDDPTRYRQNAEVEEWRKKDPIKRLRIYLEKKGIWSQSYEDKLIKELTEEVEKAVEEAEAYKPGVENMFRYVYAEMPPHLKEQMEELLDFIKKKG from the coding sequence GAGTTTGGAGCCAGCTCTGGATAAGGAAACGCTTGAAAAATTTTACAGGACGATGGTGCTCACGCGCATGTTTGATGATAAAGCCCTGAAGCTTCAGCGCCAGGGCAGAATGCTTACCTTTGGATCATGCCTTGGGCACGAAGGTTGCCAGATAGGAAGTGCTTTTGCCATGGCACCCGATGACTGGTTTTTTCCCTACTTCAGGCAGCACGGAGTTCAAATAGCAAGAGGGATTCCTCTGAAGTTTATCTATATTTACTGGATGGGTTCTGAAGATGCCAACATGAACATCCCTCCCAAAAACTTTACCGTTAATATACCTGTGTCAACCCAGATACCCCATGCAGTAGGTGCAGCCTGGGCTGCAAAAATTAAGAAGGAAAATATAGCTGTTGCTGTATATTTAGGGGATGGTGCCACTTCCGAAGGGGATTTTCATGAAGGTATGAATTTCGCTGGAGTATTCAAGACTCCAACAGTCTTCATCTGCGAGAACAACCAGTACGCCATATCCCTGCCGCGCGAGAGGCAGACTGCTTCCAAAACACTGGCTCAGAAGGCTCTGGCATATGGTTTTGATGGGATCCAGGTGGACGGCAACGATGTGCTCGCGGTTTACAGCGCGACAAAGGCTGCACTTGAGAAAGCAAGGTCAGGGGGCGGACCCACATTCATAGAATGCTATACTTACCGCCTGGGTGCGCATACAACATCCGATGATCCCACACGATACAGACAAAATGCTGAGGTAGAGGAATGGAGAAAAAAAGACCCGATAAAGCGCCTGCGCATATATCTTGAGAAAAAAGGCATCTGGAGCCAGAGCTACGAAGACAAACTGATAAAAGAACTCACAGAAGAAGTCGAGAAGGCTGTGGAAGAGGCTGAAGCCTATAAGCCGGGGGTGGAGAACATGTTCAGGTATGTGTATGCGGAAATGCCTCCGCACTTAAAAGAGCAGATGGAAGAACTCCTTGACTTTATAAAAAAGAAGGGATAG